A genome region from Natranaeroarchaeum sulfidigenes includes the following:
- a CDS encoding outer membrane protein assembly factor BamB family protein, with amino-acid sequence MDRRSSRPKTEHRRREFLGVATIPLLGGVAGCMQPLLEESEADQNDGGPSDDGSDDDSDGANGDDESGDDLEDVSGFEVVWEEAFLEGAESLDDHVRFDRSPMQVFEDLLYAVTREGALVGVDPDALQIETVLEGAVEPTTGSLDGFLFEDDRIYVQSTHSVEDNGVVCQLSSEGELRWTHEMHEDMTTIGAVATDGDQVFVGSHTTGDVDGGSRFEVLNSNGQEVFTEMWPEEESVNAFTDFFVHDGIVYMGELNNQLAYDIDAGEIVDPEEEFGMSIGQDHTVVNGTVYTVDGGLRGYDLDSGEELISADVGGSEPPVVVDEHILVAGETGMYAYNRETGEELWHHRLTGDPEHPPAVIDGVAYLLDNADVLSALHIETGEVLYDDQFVDSSTDEEFSTSHLEPYDTQLVFVDADGLKSVEPQFP; translated from the coding sequence ATGGACCGACGATCATCGCGGCCCAAAACAGAGCACAGACGGCGGGAGTTCCTGGGAGTCGCAACGATTCCCCTCCTCGGTGGGGTTGCGGGCTGTATGCAACCGCTGTTGGAGGAATCCGAAGCAGATCAGAATGACGGGGGGCCCAGTGATGACGGCTCAGATGATGACTCGGACGGCGCGAACGGCGATGATGAGAGTGGTGACGATCTAGAGGACGTATCGGGCTTCGAGGTGGTCTGGGAAGAAGCGTTTCTGGAAGGGGCTGAATCACTCGACGATCACGTGCGTTTCGACCGTTCTCCTATGCAGGTATTTGAGGACTTGCTCTATGCAGTGACCCGGGAGGGTGCCCTCGTGGGAGTCGATCCAGACGCCCTGCAGATCGAGACGGTTCTGGAGGGTGCTGTTGAGCCGACTACTGGCTCTCTGGACGGTTTTTTGTTTGAGGACGATCGGATCTACGTCCAGTCCACTCACTCGGTTGAAGATAACGGAGTCGTGTGTCAGCTCTCATCCGAGGGCGAGCTCCGCTGGACCCACGAGATGCACGAGGATATGACAACCATTGGTGCGGTCGCGACGGATGGTGATCAGGTGTTCGTCGGATCACACACGACTGGTGATGTCGATGGGGGCTCCCGGTTCGAGGTGCTCAACTCGAATGGTCAGGAAGTCTTCACAGAGATGTGGCCCGAAGAGGAGTCAGTAAACGCCTTCACTGACTTTTTCGTACACGATGGGATCGTATACATGGGCGAGTTGAATAACCAGCTGGCATACGATATTGATGCCGGTGAGATCGTTGATCCGGAAGAGGAGTTCGGAATGTCGATCGGACAAGATCACACTGTAGTGAACGGAACGGTCTATACCGTCGACGGCGGGCTCCGTGGATATGACTTGGACTCCGGTGAGGAACTCATCTCTGCGGATGTCGGTGGCTCCGAACCGCCAGTCGTTGTTGATGAACATATCCTCGTAGCTGGGGAAACGGGGATGTACGCCTACAACCGGGAGACGGGTGAGGAACTCTGGCACCACCGGCTGACCGGTGATCCCGAGCACCCACCTGCCGTGATCGATGGGGTCGCATACCTGCTTGACAATGCTGACGTACTGTCTGCACTGCACATCGAGACCGGCGAGGTACTCTACGACGATCAGTTCGTAGATAGTTCCACAGACGAGGAGTTCTCGACAAGTCACCTGGAACCGTACGACACCCAGCTCGTATTCGTCGATGCAGACGGGCTCAAATCGGTCGAGCCACAGTTTCCCTGA
- the hflX gene encoding GTPase HflX has product MNAIIAKRVDSGTPDTSEISDLARAAGYTVVGEVTQTRTEDPALGMGEGKVEELAVLSEQLDAEAVIFDNRLDPYQTYNLGQKLPTGVEVIDRFTLILDIFGQRAQTRKAQLQVELAELRYELPRAEAKTSLAKREERPGFMGLGEYDESREQDIKKQISNIRDELERIEKTEEHRRQQRRESGFDLVALAGYTNAGKSTLMRQLATDLDVDENEELHPDLDSTAKSEDRLFTTLGTTTRKMEARRRDVLLTDTVGFISDLPHWLVESFKSTLDQVYRADLILLVVDVSDPVEEIREKLVTSHDTLYERNEAPIVTVLNKIDKVDAEELDEKRAALSALAPNPVAVSGQEGENVDALIDRIDAELPDWEHERLVLPMTEETMSVVSWIHDNAQVNDVNYGDDDVLVDFEARPTVVEQSRSKASDLTPAAESA; this is encoded by the coding sequence ATGAACGCGATAATCGCCAAACGCGTCGATTCCGGTACGCCCGACACGTCCGAGATCAGCGACCTCGCCCGCGCGGCGGGCTATACTGTCGTCGGTGAGGTCACACAGACACGGACAGAAGACCCCGCGCTGGGGATGGGAGAGGGGAAAGTCGAGGAGCTGGCAGTCCTGTCCGAGCAGCTTGACGCGGAGGCAGTAATCTTCGACAATCGCCTCGATCCGTACCAGACGTACAATCTGGGGCAGAAACTTCCGACCGGCGTCGAGGTCATCGACCGGTTCACACTGATTCTGGATATCTTCGGCCAGCGCGCCCAGACGCGCAAGGCCCAATTACAGGTCGAACTCGCGGAGCTTCGCTACGAACTCCCGCGAGCCGAGGCGAAGACTAGTCTGGCGAAACGCGAGGAACGCCCCGGCTTCATGGGCCTTGGCGAGTACGACGAGAGCCGCGAGCAGGACATCAAAAAGCAGATCAGCAACATCCGCGACGAGCTCGAACGGATCGAAAAGACCGAGGAACACCGCCGCCAGCAGCGCCGGGAGTCGGGGTTCGATCTGGTCGCGCTGGCTGGCTACACGAACGCGGGCAAGTCGACGTTGATGCGTCAGCTCGCGACCGATCTGGACGTCGACGAGAACGAGGAGCTCCATCCCGATCTCGATTCCACCGCGAAGTCAGAGGACCGCCTCTTTACTACTCTCGGAACGACGACCCGGAAAATGGAGGCACGGCGGCGTGACGTCCTGCTCACCGACACGGTCGGATTCATCAGTGATCTGCCCCACTGGCTCGTCGAGTCGTTCAAGTCGACGCTGGATCAGGTCTACCGGGCCGACCTCATCCTGCTGGTCGTCGATGTCAGCGATCCCGTCGAGGAGATCCGCGAGAAACTGGTGACGAGTCACGACACGCTCTACGAGCGCAACGAAGCGCCGATCGTCACGGTGTTGAACAAGATCGACAAAGTCGACGCCGAGGAGCTCGACGAGAAACGTGCAGCGCTGTCCGCGCTCGCCCCCAATCCGGTCGCAGTAAGCGGGCAGGAGGGCGAGAATGTCGACGCATTGATCGACCGGATCGACGCCGAGTTGCCCGACTGGGAGCACGAACGGCTCGTCCTGCCGATGACCGAAGAGACGATGAGCGTCGTCTCCTGGATCCACGACAACGCACAGGTCAACGACGTGAACTACGGGGACGACGACGTTCTCGTCGACTTCGAGGCACGACCGACCGTCGTCGAGCAGTCGCGGTCGAAAGCCAGCGATCTCACGCCGGCCGCCGAGTCGGCCTGA
- a CDS encoding CobW family GTP-binding protein has protein sequence MGENDTIPVTVVCGYLGAGKTTLINHLLSNPGDHDIAVIVNDMGEVNVDADLLTRESDEEGVVDLSNGCICCELGDDLATETERLAESREFDVLVVEASGISEPIPIAQTMVEDTADRLELDTMVTVLDSFGFWNEFDPENRQPDSDVERPLSTVFIDGIEFCDVLLLNKTDLLSDDALGEIEATVRELQPRAHIERTEYSRVDPDLVLDTGRFDFEEARQSQGWKRSLAHDHDEQEHSPAEAHGVTSFVYRETQPLHPERFANWLDDWTGEVIRAKGICRIAGREEEVIGLSQAGPSVEAGPIGRWDPERDDPRTELVFIGRSLDETAIREGLDSCLVDARAGEWDPAADPFPL, from the coding sequence ATGGGGGAGAACGACACGATACCGGTGACAGTCGTCTGCGGCTATCTCGGCGCGGGGAAGACGACGCTAATCAACCACCTGCTGTCGAACCCGGGTGACCACGACATAGCAGTAATCGTCAACGACATGGGAGAAGTCAACGTCGACGCCGATTTGCTCACCCGGGAGAGCGACGAGGAGGGGGTCGTCGACCTCTCGAACGGCTGTATTTGCTGTGAGCTGGGCGACGATCTGGCGACCGAAACAGAGCGACTGGCCGAATCCCGCGAGTTCGACGTGCTCGTCGTCGAGGCCTCCGGGATCAGCGAGCCGATCCCGATCGCGCAAACGATGGTCGAGGATACGGCCGATCGCCTCGAACTGGACACGATGGTAACCGTACTGGATAGTTTCGGGTTCTGGAACGAGTTCGACCCGGAGAATCGCCAGCCCGATTCGGACGTCGAACGGCCGCTCTCGACGGTGTTCATCGATGGCATCGAGTTCTGTGATGTACTGTTACTCAACAAGACGGATCTGCTCTCGGACGATGCACTCGGCGAGATCGAAGCGACGGTCCGGGAGTTACAGCCGCGAGCCCACATCGAGCGAACGGAGTACTCGAGGGTCGATCCGGACCTGGTTCTCGATACTGGTCGATTCGACTTCGAGGAGGCTCGCCAGTCACAGGGCTGGAAGCGCAGTCTCGCTCACGACCACGACGAGCAGGAACACTCGCCCGCGGAAGCCCACGGCGTCACCTCGTTTGTCTACCGCGAGACGCAGCCGCTTCACCCCGAGCGATTTGCCAACTGGCTCGATGACTGGACGGGCGAGGTGATCCGGGCGAAGGGGATCTGTCGGATCGCGGGTCGCGAGGAAGAGGTAATCGGCCTCAGTCAGGCCGGCCCATCCGTCGAGGCAGGACCGATCGGTCGGTGGGATCCCGAGCGGGACGACCCTCGAACCGAGCTGGTTTTCATTGGTCGTTCGCTCGATGAGACGGCTATTCGTGAGGGACTCGACAGCTGTCTGGTCGACGCGAGAGCGGGAGAGTGGGATCCGGCAGCAGACCCGTTCCCGCTGTAA
- a CDS encoding outer membrane protein assembly factor BamB family protein produces the protein MDGLNTGRRTLLAVVGGVTGLGAAGCLQLEEGDDESPADGSDESDSGDEDTADSEDSVSFEVAWTGTDVDGLDAFIEENDIRTNPEIRPHGVVDESVYVIGGNSGALAAINPDTRAVETRYDSETREWDGVTSTHLTDDSVYMAGPTDDGGKIVKLTPGDDLVWSRTAVNEHESVSQFAVCDEYLFACSRNRTQDTTMAFEVFDTNGDQVFVETWDEDSIVNNFRDLAVTENFVFIGELNTAYVYDIDGQELLESADLFGVEHGRHFTIEDSVLYSVGRYETKAIDLETNELLFDAEPGGVVDPVLSETSLLVGDETGLYSYDRTTGEENWHHRTTNEVSGGPVVLDGIAYALDDSDLLYAVRIDDGTVLHDGEVPFDGRTPLLSTDDSLVFTDQDGLVIVEPTVS, from the coding sequence ATGGACGGTCTGAACACGGGGCGACGGACTCTACTCGCTGTCGTTGGGGGAGTAACTGGTCTTGGGGCTGCTGGCTGTTTACAGCTTGAAGAGGGCGACGACGAATCTCCAGCCGACGGGTCGGATGAGTCTGATAGCGGGGATGAGGATACAGCCGATTCCGAGGATTCCGTCTCGTTCGAGGTGGCGTGGACTGGTACCGACGTGGACGGGCTCGATGCGTTCATTGAAGAGAACGATATCAGAACGAACCCGGAAATCAGACCTCATGGAGTGGTCGATGAATCGGTCTACGTTATCGGTGGAAACTCGGGCGCTTTAGCGGCCATCAACCCGGATACTCGGGCAGTTGAAACACGGTACGATTCCGAAACCAGAGAGTGGGACGGAGTGACCAGCACACATCTTACTGACGACTCGGTTTATATGGCGGGACCGACAGATGACGGCGGGAAAATCGTGAAGCTAACACCCGGTGACGATCTGGTCTGGTCGCGCACGGCAGTGAACGAGCACGAATCGGTCTCACAGTTCGCAGTCTGTGACGAGTATCTGTTTGCTTGTAGCCGGAATCGGACACAGGACACCACGATGGCCTTCGAAGTATTCGATACGAATGGCGACCAGGTATTCGTCGAGACGTGGGACGAAGATTCGATTGTGAATAACTTCCGAGATTTGGCGGTCACCGAGAATTTCGTCTTCATCGGCGAGCTCAACACCGCCTATGTATACGATATCGACGGCCAGGAGTTGCTCGAATCTGCCGATCTGTTCGGAGTCGAACACGGCCGCCACTTCACCATCGAGGATTCGGTCCTGTACTCCGTCGGGAGATACGAGACGAAAGCGATCGACCTCGAAACGAACGAGCTCCTGTTCGACGCTGAACCCGGTGGCGTTGTGGATCCCGTCCTCTCCGAGACATCGCTCCTCGTCGGCGACGAAACCGGGCTCTACAGCTACGACCGTACGACTGGCGAGGAAAACTGGCACCATCGGACCACAAACGAGGTCTCCGGCGGGCCAGTGGTGCTGGATGGAATCGCATACGCACTCGACGACAGCGACCTGCTGTACGCGGTTCGGATCGACGACGGAACGGTACTCCACGATGGGGAGGTCCCGTTCGATGGGCGGACACCACTGCTTTCAACTGACGATTCGCTCGTCTTCACCGATCAAGACGGGCTAGTTATTGTGGAACCAACGGTTTCCTGA
- a CDS encoding outer membrane protein assembly factor BamB family protein, with translation MSPPERQGPQRIGRRAVLSSAGALSMGALAGCMQPLLEGDSDDGDPTDGSTGGSNGESDGDSTDDDPAGPESVSLEETWRGSEIDAFDEPFHPRFIRSVDETLYITSQTSIVEFDPSTGTQQRVFDLELVEYGEHGEFRERVLDCTVFDDELYVTTEFDDDEVASRVHKYGSSTEREWTYELEDPDHWINAIEVTSGWVYIGASTSGSDAEGSFTVLNQQGNSEFYEYWPPDDDLNSFQDFVTHDRFLYIGTLGPPLVFDMEARTLLNTQEEFGISPGRNFTLVDDILYAAPSSNLRALDLDAREELYDVSVERHTRPPAVLDDRVIIGNSTGLYGHDRSTGEELWYARTTDGIEDSPAVIDGVAFGVDDHEMLYAVDVETGDLLYDDDAPVSRADQTVSIGSELVLAGERLKSYSVITE, from the coding sequence ATGTCACCCCCGGAGAGACAGGGTCCCCAGCGGATCGGTCGACGTGCCGTCCTGAGCAGCGCGGGAGCACTCTCCATGGGGGCACTGGCTGGGTGTATGCAGCCCCTGTTGGAGGGGGACAGTGATGACGGTGACCCTACCGACGGATCTACTGGTGGATCGAACGGCGAATCAGACGGTGATTCGACGGATGACGATCCGGCTGGCCCCGAGTCAGTCTCACTGGAGGAAACGTGGCGCGGCTCAGAAATCGACGCGTTCGACGAGCCGTTCCATCCGAGGTTCATCCGCTCGGTCGACGAGACACTGTATATCACCAGTCAAACGAGTATTGTCGAGTTCGACCCCAGTACCGGTACACAGCAACGCGTCTTCGACCTGGAGTTGGTTGAATACGGTGAGCATGGTGAGTTCCGAGAGCGGGTCCTCGACTGCACGGTCTTCGATGACGAACTGTACGTTACGACGGAGTTCGACGACGACGAGGTCGCCAGTCGAGTTCACAAGTACGGTTCGTCGACGGAGCGAGAGTGGACCTACGAACTGGAAGACCCCGACCACTGGATCAATGCAATCGAAGTCACCAGCGGGTGGGTCTACATCGGAGCATCGACGTCTGGGTCCGATGCGGAGGGCAGTTTTACCGTTCTCAACCAGCAGGGCAACTCCGAGTTCTACGAATACTGGCCACCTGACGACGATCTCAACAGTTTCCAGGACTTTGTCACGCACGACCGCTTTCTGTACATCGGGACGCTTGGGCCACCACTGGTATTCGATATGGAAGCCAGGACCCTGTTGAATACGCAAGAGGAGTTCGGCATCTCGCCAGGCCGCAATTTTACGCTGGTCGACGACATCCTGTATGCAGCACCATCGAGCAATCTGCGGGCACTCGATCTAGACGCCAGAGAGGAGCTCTACGATGTTAGCGTCGAGCGGCATACACGACCTCCAGCGGTTCTGGATGACCGTGTGATTATCGGCAATTCGACCGGGCTCTATGGACACGACCGATCGACCGGTGAAGAGCTATGGTACGCCAGAACAACCGACGGGATCGAGGACTCTCCAGCAGTGATCGACGGCGTCGCGTTTGGTGTCGATGACCACGAGATGCTATACGCTGTGGACGTAGAAACGGGCGACCTCCTGTACGACGACGACGCACCAGTTTCCAGAGCAGACCAGACCGTTTCGATCGGATCCGAACTGGTGCTCGCAGGAGAGCGGCTCAAATCGTACTCCGTGATCACCGAGTAA
- a CDS encoding pirin family protein, with protein MNSQSTATLYRAPRTDVSQNQGKFRTHFNFPGWNHPDHDDHGYGPLATVVESFMDPDTLIRMHQHRNEEIISWVPDGVMRHDDGEGNKLVTDAENMLVMNAGSGFWHEERTLADDPPLRMLQIFVRPPSLELPPKIQHEPIPDHVANEWRHLFGPEGSDAPLFVRNEVDFYDIRLSEGETVDLPSASGRDTYFYVFEGEVTAGDTSFSEAESGLLVDGEPAITAVADSILVAFVIDPDAPVTRQGTIGR; from the coding sequence ATGAACTCCCAGTCCACGGCAACCCTCTACAGAGCCCCTCGAACCGACGTCTCGCAGAATCAGGGCAAGTTCCGGACGCATTTCAATTTCCCCGGCTGGAACCACCCCGACCACGACGACCACGGCTACGGCCCCCTTGCCACCGTCGTCGAGTCGTTCATGGATCCCGACACGCTCATTCGGATGCACCAGCACCGCAACGAGGAGATCATCTCGTGGGTGCCCGACGGCGTCATGCGCCATGACGACGGCGAGGGGAACAAACTCGTCACCGACGCTGAGAACATGCTGGTGATGAACGCCGGGAGCGGCTTCTGGCACGAAGAACGCACGCTTGCTGACGATCCACCGCTTCGTATGCTCCAGATATTCGTTCGGCCGCCCAGTCTGGAGCTGCCGCCGAAGATTCAACACGAACCGATCCCAGATCACGTCGCAAACGAGTGGCGGCATCTGTTTGGACCCGAGGGATCCGACGCGCCGCTGTTCGTGCGGAACGAGGTCGATTTCTACGACATCCGGCTGAGCGAGGGGGAAACCGTTGATCTCCCGTCCGCGTCCGGGCGGGACACCTATTTCTACGTGTTCGAGGGCGAGGTGACGGCTGGCGATACCAGTTTCAGTGAGGCGGAAAGCGGCCTGCTCGTCGACGGAGAGCCCGCGATTACGGCGGTAGCCGATTCGATACTGGTGGCGTTCGTGATCGACCCGGATGCGCCCGTAACTCGTCAGGGGACGATCGGTCGGTAG
- a CDS encoding queuosine precursor transporter translates to MNIDDTKAIFTAIFAGSVVLANVLAAKLTWLELPLIGGVAIPAGFVAFGLAYLASDLLVEYHGREYAAAVVNGTVLTLVLSYALVFMAIWMPAAPFFEGQDAFAQTLGDSASIILASVVALALAQHLDVRLFSEIKQRTAGRYRWLRNCGSTAVSQGVDTVVFITLGFAIFPAMGLGGDPQWGWALASIVLGQYIVKLLVALIDTVPFYAVTEVVDRTA, encoded by the coding sequence ATGAACATCGACGATACGAAGGCGATCTTCACCGCGATCTTCGCGGGGTCGGTCGTCCTTGCGAACGTGCTGGCTGCGAAGCTAACGTGGCTCGAACTGCCACTGATCGGCGGCGTGGCGATCCCCGCGGGCTTTGTCGCCTTCGGGCTGGCGTATCTGGCATCTGACTTGCTGGTAGAATATCACGGCCGGGAGTATGCCGCCGCGGTGGTCAATGGGACTGTGTTGACGCTGGTGCTCTCGTACGCGCTCGTCTTCATGGCGATCTGGATGCCGGCAGCACCGTTCTTCGAGGGGCAGGACGCGTTTGCCCAGACGCTCGGTGACTCGGCGTCGATCATTCTCGCGTCTGTCGTCGCCCTGGCGCTGGCACAGCACCTCGACGTCCGATTGTTCTCGGAGATCAAACAGCGAACGGCGGGCCGATATCGGTGGCTCCGCAACTGTGGTTCGACCGCCGTCAGTCAGGGCGTAGACACCGTCGTGTTCATCACGCTGGGGTTCGCCATCTTCCCCGCGATGGGGCTTGGCGGAGACCCGCAGTGGGGCTGGGCGCTCGCCTCGATCGTCCTCGGTCAGTACATCGTGAAGCTACTCGTCGCGCTGATCGATACCGTACCGTTCTACGCGGTAACTGAAGTGGTGGATCGGACGGCGTGA
- a CDS encoding S9 family peptidase, whose translation MNRITAADYHDIVQVEEPRVAPDGDRVAFVRKVPKDDESYEATIYVVPTGGGEPRRFTIEEGVDSEPRFSPSGDRLAFVSTRGEDDDRPQLWVLPTDGGEARQVTAVAGGVGSIAWRPDGSAIAFVQQASAEDRQEERDLEAPDNWEPDPPDPRVIDRTVYRSMQQYFDGKRSHVYLADLESDEVSRLTDGDRDFAAPEWGDANTLYYTESVGDDPDDSLEYGIIEHDVEKGASATVHTAAGWATHLAATADGRVAYPHTDPDRATLNQSELHVVDTDAERVTTPTADLDRTLGLAAAPQWGPEEEQLYFTTPDEGAVTLWAAGWEDTGPERVLREDGASIDGVDVGADVVALVKSEWDHPGDVFAITLGGAEQHRLTRVNTEYLDERGVSQPEPVRYEGPDGQELEGWLLTPPDFDPSEQYPLIVEVHGGPHAMWTTSGTMFHEFQTLAARGYVVFWSNPRGSAGYGEAFMSAIGRDWGTTTMEDVLAGVDHVTDREYVDGSQVFLTGGSFGGFMTGWMVGNTDRFEAAVAQRGVYDLTGFYGSTDGAYKLVEGDFGTTPNEEPEFLWEQSPVAHADDVETPTLVVHSDDDYRTPASTAELFYRLLRKHGVDTRFVRYPDEGHELSRSGQPAHVVDRIERIVRWFDGYSEYHDVPPALERDDDAELSAGEGADDTGG comes from the coding sequence ATGAACCGTATCACCGCTGCGGACTACCACGATATCGTGCAGGTCGAAGAGCCACGGGTCGCGCCCGACGGTGACCGGGTAGCCTTCGTCAGGAAGGTTCCGAAGGACGACGAATCCTACGAGGCGACGATCTACGTCGTTCCGACGGGAGGAGGCGAGCCGAGGCGCTTCACGATCGAGGAGGGCGTTGACAGCGAGCCGCGGTTCAGTCCGAGCGGTGATCGGCTGGCCTTCGTCTCGACGCGCGGGGAGGACGACGACCGGCCACAGCTGTGGGTGCTACCGACCGACGGTGGCGAGGCGAGACAGGTGACCGCGGTTGCGGGCGGCGTTGGATCGATCGCCTGGCGACCGGACGGAAGCGCGATTGCCTTCGTCCAGCAGGCCAGCGCCGAGGATCGGCAGGAAGAACGCGATCTCGAAGCGCCGGATAACTGGGAGCCCGATCCGCCGGATCCCCGCGTGATCGATCGGACGGTCTACCGGTCGATGCAGCAGTACTTCGACGGCAAGCGCAGTCACGTCTACCTCGCGGACCTCGAAAGCGACGAGGTCAGTCGCCTCACCGACGGCGACCGCGATTTCGCCGCGCCCGAGTGGGGGGACGCGAACACGCTATACTACACCGAGAGCGTCGGCGACGACCCTGACGACTCGCTGGAGTACGGCATCATCGAACACGATGTCGAAAAGGGGGCATCCGCGACGGTTCACACGGCGGCGGGCTGGGCGACACACCTCGCCGCGACGGCGGATGGTCGGGTCGCGTACCCACACACTGATCCGGACCGGGCCACGCTCAACCAGAGCGAACTACACGTCGTCGATACCGACGCCGAGCGCGTCACGACGCCGACAGCGGATCTCGATCGGACGCTCGGGCTCGCCGCTGCACCGCAGTGGGGACCCGAGGAGGAGCAGTTGTACTTCACGACACCCGACGAGGGGGCCGTCACGCTGTGGGCAGCCGGGTGGGAGGACACCGGGCCCGAACGAGTATTGCGTGAAGACGGAGCGAGTATCGATGGTGTCGACGTCGGCGCGGATGTCGTCGCGCTGGTCAAAAGCGAGTGGGACCATCCGGGCGACGTGTTCGCCATTACGCTCGGCGGCGCGGAACAACACCGTCTCACCCGTGTCAATACCGAATATCTGGACGAACGAGGGGTCAGTCAGCCCGAACCCGTACGGTACGAGGGGCCGGACGGACAGGAGCTGGAGGGCTGGCTGCTCACGCCGCCGGATTTTGACCCATCCGAGCAGTACCCGCTGATCGTCGAGGTGCATGGTGGTCCCCACGCGATGTGGACGACCAGCGGGACGATGTTCCACGAGTTCCAGACGCTCGCCGCGCGGGGCTACGTCGTCTTCTGGTCGAACCCCCGCGGGTCGGCAGGCTACGGCGAGGCGTTCATGTCGGCGATCGGCCGCGACTGGGGCACAACGACCATGGAGGACGTGCTGGCGGGGGTCGACCACGTCACGGATCGCGAGTACGTCGATGGCTCGCAGGTGTTCCTGACTGGCGGAAGCTTCGGCGGGTTCATGACCGGCTGGATGGTCGGCAACACCGATCGGTTCGAGGCCGCTGTCGCCCAGCGCGGGGTCTACGATCTGACGGGTTTTTACGGCTCGACGGATGGAGCGTACAAACTCGTCGAGGGGGACTTCGGAACGACGCCGAACGAGGAGCCGGAGTTCCTGTGGGAACAGTCACCGGTAGCCCACGCGGACGACGTCGAGACGCCGACGCTCGTGGTCCACAGTGACGACGACTACCGGACCCCCGCCAGCACTGCGGAGCTGTTCTACCGGCTCCTGCGGAAACACGGCGTCGACACCCGGTTCGTCCGGTATCCCGACGAGGGGCACGAACTATCGCGCAGCGGCCAGCCTGCCCACGTCGTCGACCGGATCGAACGGATCGTCCGCTGGTTCGACGGTTACTCGGAGTATCACGACGTTCCCCCGGCGCTCGAACGGGACGACGACGCGGAGCTTTCGGCGGGCGAGGGCGCTGACGACACGGGTGGATAA
- a CDS encoding PH domain-containing protein, giving the protein MTQQQTSQSEAANSTDDDQPTERYRTRPTIKPPAIWAAITVLVGGVLTLVSLLNVFGLEDQGVATVVGLGIAALTGLFLTRHLIIIFLLTRTTYTVTPTELRHEFSLWLQTKSRSIPMDQVRGQEFEQDAIQRTFGVGSISVLTGGTNSSLGYVSFKNVPDPTEVSDRIRTYRDSSAD; this is encoded by the coding sequence ATGACACAACAACAGACATCACAATCCGAAGCGGCAAACAGTACAGACGACGACCAGCCCACGGAGCGCTACAGGACACGTCCGACGATCAAACCGCCCGCGATCTGGGCAGCAATTACAGTCCTCGTTGGCGGTGTACTCACGCTTGTCTCGCTGCTAAACGTTTTCGGACTCGAAGATCAGGGCGTTGCAACCGTCGTAGGCCTGGGAATTGCGGCGCTCACAGGGCTATTCCTCACCCGGCACCTTATCATTATTTTCCTGCTTACTCGGACGACATACACCGTCACACCGACGGAACTTCGTCATGAATTCTCACTCTGGCTACAGACGAAATCCCGATCAATCCCGATGGATCAGGTCCGTGGACAGGAGTTCGAACAGGATGCAATCCAGCGAACCTTCGGCGTCGGGTCGATATCGGTACTCACTGGAGGGACCAACAGTAGCCTCGGTTACGTCTCGTTCAAAAACGTTCCAGATCCCACAGAAGTTAGCGATCGAATCCGGACGTACCGCGACTCATCGGCGGACTGA